Proteins encoded in a region of the Polynucleobacter antarcticus genome:
- a CDS encoding DNA topoisomerase III, producing the protein MATKATTKKSSPKTSATDHPKALIIAEKPSVANDIAKALGGFTKYEDYFESDDFVVSSAVGHLLEIAAPEEFEVKRGKWSFANLPVVPPYFELRPIAKTESRLKVLQRLIKRKDIHELINACDAGREGELIFRLIAQHAKAPQAVKRLWLQSMTPAAIRQGFASLRTDTEMQPLADAARCRSEADWLVGINGTRAMTAFNSKSGGFFLTTVGRVQTPTLSIVVEREELIRKFISKDYWEVKAEFIAAAGVYEGRWFDPKFKKDANEPDARENRLWSEAAAQSIVAACRDKKASVKEESKPATQLAPQLFDLTSLQREANARFGFSAKNTLGLAQALYERHKVLTYPRTDAKALPEDYLETVKQTMENLVENSQEYRPFAKQILQGDPKDPKAKAGFGWIKPNKRIFDNSKISDHFAIIPTLESPKTLSEPEQKLYDLVVRRFLSVFYPAAEFRVTTRITEATGHHFKTEGRVLVNPGWLTVYGKSNQADDELVAVQAGETVQNESIAALALKTKPPARYSEATLLSAMESAGKWVDDDDMREAMAEKGLGTPATRAAIIEGLLAERYMVREARELIPTAKAFQLMTLLRGLDVEELTRPDLTGNWENKLSLIERGEMNRDTFMQEIAQMTQRIVKRAKEYDSDTIPGDYATMTTPCPHCKGAVKENYRRFACEKCGFTISKTPGGRAFEYPEVEELLREKTIGPLQGFRSKMGRPFAAIIKLSEIPEDDADYPNAGFKLEFDFGNAQEDETEAIDFTGRQALGVCPKCSAAVYEDGMRYLCEKNTGPNKSCDFKTGKVVLQQEISAEQVQKLLSEGKTDLLTNFKSNRTGRGFKAYLALGADGKIGFEFEAKAPKAEGAAKAPAKKRAGASAASKSAAKPKRASKAKSSSST; encoded by the coding sequence GTGGCCACAAAAGCAACTACCAAAAAAAGCAGTCCAAAAACTTCAGCGACAGATCATCCTAAGGCACTCATTATTGCGGAGAAACCTTCTGTTGCCAATGACATCGCTAAAGCATTAGGCGGATTTACAAAATACGAAGACTATTTTGAAAGCGATGACTTTGTGGTTTCTTCTGCAGTTGGCCATCTTTTAGAAATAGCTGCTCCGGAAGAGTTTGAAGTAAAGCGTGGGAAATGGTCTTTTGCCAACCTACCAGTAGTCCCCCCTTATTTTGAATTACGCCCCATCGCTAAAACTGAATCGCGCCTTAAGGTGTTGCAAAGGCTGATTAAACGCAAAGATATACACGAGCTGATTAATGCCTGTGATGCGGGGCGTGAAGGCGAGTTGATTTTTCGTTTAATTGCGCAGCATGCTAAAGCGCCACAGGCCGTTAAAAGACTTTGGCTTCAATCGATGACGCCTGCCGCGATTCGTCAAGGCTTTGCTTCACTTCGCACTGATACGGAAATGCAGCCGTTGGCTGATGCAGCACGTTGCCGCTCAGAGGCTGACTGGTTAGTGGGTATCAATGGCACGCGTGCCATGACAGCCTTTAATAGCAAGAGCGGTGGATTTTTCCTCACTACTGTGGGTCGCGTCCAAACGCCCACACTGTCTATTGTGGTTGAGCGCGAAGAACTGATTCGCAAATTTATCTCAAAAGACTACTGGGAAGTGAAAGCGGAATTTATTGCTGCAGCTGGCGTATATGAAGGACGCTGGTTTGACCCGAAGTTTAAAAAGGATGCCAACGAGCCGGATGCCCGTGAAAATCGCTTGTGGAGTGAAGCTGCTGCGCAAAGTATTGTGGCTGCCTGTCGCGATAAAAAAGCCAGCGTTAAAGAAGAGTCAAAACCCGCTACGCAACTCGCCCCCCAATTATTTGATTTAACGAGTCTGCAACGCGAAGCTAACGCGCGCTTTGGCTTCTCTGCAAAAAATACTTTGGGCTTGGCACAGGCCCTTTATGAGCGCCACAAAGTACTCACCTACCCACGTACCGATGCAAAAGCATTACCTGAAGATTATTTAGAGACCGTCAAACAAACGATGGAGAATCTAGTTGAAAATTCACAAGAATATCGCCCGTTTGCTAAACAAATTTTGCAAGGTGACCCCAAAGATCCAAAAGCAAAAGCGGGCTTTGGTTGGATTAAGCCCAATAAGCGCATTTTTGATAACTCTAAAATTTCAGATCACTTTGCCATTATTCCTACGCTAGAGTCTCCTAAAACATTAAGTGAGCCTGAGCAAAAGCTATATGACTTAGTGGTGCGCCGCTTCCTATCGGTTTTTTATCCTGCCGCAGAGTTTAGGGTCACCACTCGCATCACTGAAGCCACTGGTCACCACTTCAAAACGGAAGGCCGTGTTTTGGTGAACCCAGGCTGGCTGACCGTATATGGCAAATCGAATCAAGCAGACGATGAACTCGTGGCAGTGCAAGCAGGTGAAACTGTTCAAAATGAATCGATTGCAGCACTTGCATTAAAAACTAAGCCGCCTGCACGTTATAGCGAGGCAACTTTATTGTCAGCCATGGAAAGTGCCGGCAAATGGGTTGACGATGACGATATGCGCGAAGCCATGGCGGAAAAGGGCTTAGGTACACCAGCAACCCGTGCGGCCATTATTGAAGGTTTACTTGCAGAGCGCTATATGGTGCGCGAAGCACGCGAACTGATTCCCACTGCCAAGGCCTTTCAGTTAATGACCTTGTTGCGTGGTCTAGATGTTGAGGAATTAACTAGGCCCGATCTCACTGGGAACTGGGAAAATAAGTTATCGCTTATAGAGCGCGGCGAGATGAATCGCGATACCTTCATGCAAGAGATTGCGCAGATGACGCAGCGCATCGTCAAGCGTGCCAAGGAGTATGACAGCGACACTATTCCTGGTGACTACGCCACCATGACTACGCCATGCCCACACTGCAAGGGTGCTGTTAAAGAAAACTACCGTCGTTTCGCCTGTGAAAAGTGCGGCTTCACGATTAGCAAAACACCCGGTGGCCGTGCCTTCGAATATCCTGAAGTTGAAGAATTATTGCGTGAAAAAACAATTGGGCCATTGCAAGGATTTCGTAGCAAGATGGGAAGACCATTTGCTGCCATTATTAAACTCAGTGAAATCCCAGAAGACGATGCAGATTACCCAAATGCGGGCTTCAAACTAGAGTTTGATTTTGGGAATGCCCAAGAAGATGAGACGGAGGCCATAGACTTTACTGGCCGCCAAGCTTTAGGGGTTTGTCCAAAATGCTCTGCTGCCGTATATGAAGATGGCATGCGTTACTTATGCGAGAAAAATACCGGCCCCAATAAATCCTGTGATTTCAAAACTGGCAAAGTAGTTTTACAGCAGGAAATTTCTGCCGAGCAAGTACAAAAATTACTTAGCGAAGGCAAAACAGATTTGCTCACCAACTTTAAATCCAACCGAACTGGTCGTGGTTTTAAAGCTTATTTGGCTTTAGGTGCTGACGGTAAAATTGGCTTTGAATTTGAAGCGAAAGCACCCAAAGCCGAAGGTGCTGCCAAGGCCCCAGCGAAAAAACGTGCCGGTGCTAGCGCTGCAAGCAAATCTGCCGCAAAACCTAAGCGTGCCAGCAAAGCAAAATCATCCTCGAGCACTTGA